The following proteins are co-located in the Microbulbifer sp. VAAF005 genome:
- a CDS encoding CLCA_X family protein — protein sequence MVLTRAFYRSGHTATQQRQPVSFVDVRKRFGFRSIAVGRWVTREERDRAAGLFYDALVDLMTILQGPEALVSLRGTLSFQYGIGGRPGMAAFYDPTARSFSLAKNAGPGSIAHEWFHAFDHYLAQKAFSDTSSTMYASEAWLRNATPVPHPLNDLLFACFKTVMLDESGNNPSDLVTASISADKANGSVYYSEPVELSARAFEAFIQDASINNNFLVAGSKASQEAKLGLYPQGEQRQRINQAFNRYFTFLGRALLAE from the coding sequence ATGGTCCTGACCAGGGCATTTTATCGCAGTGGTCACACTGCAACCCAGCAACGACAACCCGTTTCGTTTGTGGATGTCAGGAAGCGATTCGGCTTTCGCTCTATTGCTGTTGGCCGATGGGTCACTCGCGAGGAGCGCGATCGGGCCGCTGGGCTTTTTTATGATGCACTTGTTGATCTAATGACCATTCTTCAAGGACCGGAAGCATTGGTATCCCTCCGAGGTACATTGTCTTTTCAATATGGAATCGGCGGGCGCCCAGGGATGGCTGCCTTTTATGACCCTACTGCCCGGAGCTTTTCTCTTGCCAAGAATGCGGGGCCTGGCTCCATTGCCCATGAATGGTTTCATGCATTTGATCATTACTTGGCCCAAAAAGCGTTCAGTGACACGTCTAGTACCATGTATGCCTCAGAGGCCTGGTTACGGAATGCAACTCCAGTACCCCACCCGCTCAATGACTTACTTTTTGCGTGCTTTAAAACTGTGATGCTGGATGAGAGTGGTAATAACCCCAGTGACTTGGTGACTGCTTCCATCAGTGCCGATAAAGCAAATGGTTCTGTCTACTACAGTGAGCCTGTGGAGCTGAGTGCCCGGGCCTTTGAAGCATTTATTCAGGATGCCAGTATCAACAATAATTTTTTGGTTGCTGGCTCAAAGGCTAGCCAAGAGGCGAAGTTGGGACTGTATCCACAGGGAGAGCAACGACAGAGAATTAATCAAGCCTTTAATAGGTATTTTACTTTCCTTGGGAGAGCTCTATTGGCTGAATAG
- a CDS encoding LysR family transcriptional regulator has protein sequence MENFDGIVEFVAVAESQGFSAAAKQLGCSTSHVSRQVSRLEERLGSSLLARSTRQVSLTQAGTAYYQRCKELVIGLQQANEQVSQQQFQLNGTLRVSGAGIFAEQYVAPALMDFGLKHPGLKIDMDFNSRMVNFVEDGIDFAIRYGRLEDSGLVARKLADRQMMAVASPSYLKENGIPNHPDQLKTQSCLVANNDEWVFDLNGEPVSVKVSGRWRTNNAHAIVKACEQGLGIAYMPKSSFSGSIQQGLLEPILESFCGRGASSWIVYQNRRFLPMRARMAIDYLVDYFSDWVE, from the coding sequence ATGGAAAATTTTGACGGCATAGTCGAGTTTGTAGCGGTGGCAGAAAGCCAAGGTTTCTCAGCGGCTGCCAAGCAACTTGGCTGCAGTACTAGCCATGTGAGTAGGCAGGTCTCCCGCCTGGAGGAGCGCTTGGGCTCATCCCTTTTGGCCCGCTCAACACGTCAGGTAAGTCTGACTCAGGCTGGGACCGCCTATTACCAGCGCTGTAAAGAGTTAGTGATAGGCCTGCAACAGGCGAATGAGCAGGTTAGCCAGCAACAGTTTCAGCTCAATGGAACACTAAGAGTTAGCGGAGCTGGTATCTTTGCTGAGCAATATGTTGCCCCTGCCCTGATGGACTTTGGCTTGAAACACCCGGGGTTGAAAATCGACATGGACTTCAATAGCAGGATGGTCAATTTCGTCGAGGATGGGATTGATTTTGCCATACGCTATGGTCGCCTTGAGGATTCCGGCTTAGTTGCTCGTAAACTGGCCGACCGCCAAATGATGGCTGTCGCAAGCCCGAGTTACCTGAAAGAGAATGGTATTCCCAATCACCCCGACCAACTAAAAACTCAGAGTTGCTTGGTGGCCAACAATGATGAATGGGTTTTTGACCTGAATGGAGAGCCTGTAAGCGTAAAGGTTAGTGGGCGCTGGAGAACAAATAATGCCCATGCGATCGTGAAAGCTTGCGAGCAAGGCCTGGGTATAGCTTATATGCCCAAAAGCAGCTTTAGTGGTTCAATTCAACAGGGCTTACTCGAGCCCATCTTGGAATCTTTTTGTGGGCGCGGCGCCAGTAGCTGGATCGTGTATCAGAATCGTCGCTTTTTACCCATGCGAGCGCGAATGGCGATTGACTATTTGGTTGATTACTTTTCTGACTGGGTGGAATAG
- a CDS encoding type 1 glutamine amidotransferase domain-containing protein, translated as MVLNDSDFQNRINNTIPMSQLNTADYDAVFYPGGFGLLSDLATNEDFAKLSAEIYEEGGTLAAVCHGPAGFLPITLSNGEKLLDSKSVTGFTREEEIDFGTINDIPFLLEESLARGAARYNKVQPWQEFVIEDGRVISGQNPASAHGVGVAIAKQLAS; from the coding sequence ATGGTGCTTAATGATTCAGATTTCCAAAACCGTATCAATAACACCATCCCTATGAGCCAGCTGAATACTGCAGACTATGATGCAGTATTCTACCCCGGCGGATTTGGTCTGCTTTCTGACTTGGCAACGAACGAAGACTTCGCAAAGCTAAGTGCCGAGATCTACGAAGAGGGTGGCACATTGGCCGCAGTGTGCCACGGCCCCGCTGGTTTCCTGCCTATCACCCTGAGCAATGGCGAAAAGCTTTTGGATAGCAAGTCTGTCACCGGCTTCACTCGTGAGGAGGAGATTGACTTCGGCACCATTAATGACATCCCATTTTTACTGGAAGAATCTTTGGCGAGGGGCGCTGCCCGCTACAACAAAGTACAACCTTGGCAGGAGTTTGTTATTGAAGATGGGCGAGTGATTAGTGGCCAAAACCCGGCAAGTGCGCACGGTGTTGGTGTTGCTATCGCCAAACAGCTTGCCAGCTAA
- a CDS encoding DMT family transporter, with product MSRSAKCSYLPVSNAYCRHWYTVIATLNSGLGIKLGSSALATTLLFLVWLVISAAYLLKTEGLPSAVFSKGIAWYFYLGGILVAFYILSVTWVSPRYGVGNAVSFVLLGQLLAISVIDHFGLLGTQQTSLDTKRLIGLAMMVIGVLLVVKRTS from the coding sequence GTGTCCCGTAGTGCAAAATGCAGTTATCTACCCGTCTCTAATGCTTATTGCAGGCATTGGTATACCGTTATTGCAACGCTGAACAGTGGTCTCGGTATTAAGCTTGGTAGTTCAGCCCTGGCAACTACACTGCTATTTCTCGTTTGGCTTGTAATCTCCGCGGCTTATCTCTTGAAAACGGAGGGGTTACCCAGTGCTGTTTTTAGCAAAGGTATTGCCTGGTACTTTTACTTGGGTGGGATTCTGGTGGCTTTCTATATATTGAGTGTGACTTGGGTGTCGCCAAGGTATGGTGTGGGTAATGCGGTATCTTTCGTTCTTCTAGGGCAACTGCTCGCCATTAGCGTTATCGACCATTTTGGGTTACTGGGTACGCAGCAAACCAGCTTGGATACCAAGCGCCTTATTGGTCTTGCCATGATGGTTATTGGCGTACTGTTGGTAGTAAAGCGCACGTCTTAA
- a CDS encoding anaerobic ribonucleoside-triphosphate reductase activating protein has translation MSNKLRVGGFTSFTAIDFPGELAAVVFCQGCPWRCRYCHNGDLLPARAPSAYDWDQILTFLDSRRGLLDAVVFSGGEPTAQSALEPAIAQVKDLGFKVGLHTAGIYPRKLERLIQSLDWVGLDIKAMPENYPSITGVDGSGVAPWQCAELLAQSKIPLQVRLTRHPSFTTDVELNQIREKLSGIGIEKLEVQRCNSEQAIDQTLKFMTC, from the coding sequence ATGAGTAATAAGTTACGTGTCGGTGGATTCACGTCGTTTACGGCAATCGACTTCCCCGGCGAGTTGGCAGCGGTGGTTTTTTGCCAGGGATGCCCCTGGCGCTGCCGCTACTGCCATAACGGCGATCTGTTACCTGCGCGAGCACCCAGTGCCTATGACTGGGATCAGATCCTCACATTTTTAGACAGTCGCCGGGGCTTGCTGGATGCCGTTGTGTTTTCCGGTGGAGAACCCACCGCCCAGAGTGCCCTGGAACCGGCGATTGCCCAAGTTAAGGATCTGGGATTCAAGGTCGGGCTTCATACTGCGGGAATCTACCCCCGCAAGCTGGAACGCCTGATCCAAAGTCTTGATTGGGTGGGGTTGGATATCAAGGCGATGCCGGAAAACTACCCTTCCATTACGGGTGTTGATGGCAGTGGCGTGGCCCCCTGGCAATGTGCGGAGCTTCTTGCTCAGTCCAAGATACCTCTGCAAGTGCGCCTTACCAGGCACCCGAGCTTTACAACTGATGTTGAACTGAACCAAATACGGGAGAAACTTAGTGGTATTGGTATTGAAAAGTTGGAGGTCCAGCGCTGCAATAGTGAGCAAGCGATAGATCAGACACTTAAATTTATGACTTGTTAA
- a CDS encoding LysR substrate-binding domain-containing protein: MYPNLPSLNALKVFDAAARLGSFKRAAEELFITPTAVSHQIKGLEESLGTTLFERKTRAVQLTSEGQMLAQTTSQIFQQLTETVSEITCSKKTLTVSTTSSFAAMWLVPHLENFYQKFPDIIVSVVTGEEVSDIERDRRIDIAIRYGKYDESTKNALHLVTETIGVYAAPSYLTQIRDISEAQLLETKWVNSSLPPLNWQTLLKRKLDGIRVRQFDQEHHVIQAALAGQGIALVSSLLVQNPLRNQWLVPFRGGSKLSGIEGFTYSALIPSRHSRNGNVLAFVTWLKEALRDSPYS; this comes from the coding sequence GTGTACCCAAACCTACCCTCCCTCAACGCCCTAAAAGTATTCGATGCCGCCGCCAGACTGGGCAGTTTCAAGAGAGCTGCGGAAGAACTCTTTATAACGCCGACAGCCGTATCACATCAGATAAAGGGTTTGGAGGAATCCCTGGGTACAACATTATTCGAGCGCAAAACCCGTGCCGTGCAGTTGACCAGTGAAGGGCAGATGCTCGCTCAAACTACCTCTCAAATTTTTCAGCAGCTCACTGAAACGGTGAGTGAAATAACGTGTTCAAAGAAAACACTGACCGTTAGTACGACTTCAAGCTTTGCTGCTATGTGGCTTGTGCCCCATCTGGAGAATTTTTATCAGAAATTTCCAGATATCATTGTTTCAGTAGTGACCGGGGAAGAAGTGAGTGATATCGAGCGAGATAGACGCATCGACATCGCTATTCGGTACGGGAAATATGATGAAAGTACAAAAAATGCTCTCCACTTGGTCACCGAAACAATCGGTGTCTACGCTGCACCAAGCTACCTGACTCAGATTAGGGATATTTCTGAAGCTCAACTTCTGGAAACAAAATGGGTCAACTCATCACTTCCACCGCTGAACTGGCAAACTCTCCTCAAAAGAAAACTTGATGGCATTCGCGTGCGGCAGTTTGACCAGGAGCATCATGTAATCCAGGCTGCCTTGGCTGGCCAGGGTATTGCGCTAGTAAGTTCGCTTCTTGTTCAAAATCCTTTGCGCAATCAATGGCTGGTTCCTTTTAGAGGAGGCTCCAAGCTTTCAGGGATTGAGGGATTTACCTATTCCGCATTAATACCTAGCCGCCATTCAAGAAATGGAAATGTGTTGGCTTTCGTAACCTGGCTGAAGGAAGCACTTCGCGATTCTCCCTATAGTTAG
- a CDS encoding NAD(P)H-dependent oxidoreductase gives MKTLLHIDASAQKWSGLEAPQDSANIPRHTSISKAVAASFVSGWLEKRPQDKVIHRDVGLNPPGFINQDWIASVFTPEADRTKEQQSLVALSDILIDELSQADIIVMSTSMYNYGMPAALKAWFDQVVRINKTFTFDLDRGDFPLEPIMSGKKLVLITSAGEFGFAQGGIREQMNHLGPHIRTLSHYLGVEEFHEINAEYQEFADERHRNSIKRAFLKTQELTATLANYL, from the coding sequence ATGAAAACACTATTACATATTGACGCTAGTGCTCAGAAGTGGAGCGGCTTAGAAGCACCACAAGACAGTGCGAATATCCCCAGGCATACCTCAATCTCCAAAGCAGTTGCCGCCAGTTTTGTAAGCGGTTGGCTAGAAAAAAGACCCCAAGATAAAGTTATCCATAGAGATGTCGGTTTAAACCCACCAGGCTTTATTAATCAAGATTGGATTGCATCGGTTTTTACGCCTGAAGCGGATCGCACCAAGGAGCAGCAGTCCTTGGTCGCGCTTTCTGACATCTTGATTGATGAGCTATCCCAGGCGGATATCATTGTTATGTCCACTTCGATGTATAACTACGGCATGCCTGCCGCACTTAAGGCCTGGTTCGATCAAGTTGTTCGTATCAACAAGACGTTCACCTTTGATTTAGACCGTGGTGATTTCCCCTTAGAGCCTATTATGTCTGGCAAAAAGCTGGTGCTAATCACCTCTGCAGGGGAGTTTGGGTTTGCGCAAGGAGGAATCCGTGAGCAAATGAATCACCTGGGGCCACATATCCGAACTTTAAGCCACTATTTGGGGGTTGAGGAGTTCCATGAAATCAATGCGGAGTACCAGGAATTTGCTGATGAAAGGCACCGGAATTCAATTAAACGAGCTTTCCTCAAAACCCAGGAGTTAACCGCAACGTTGGCCAACTACCTTTAA
- a CDS encoding YwqG family protein, with protein sequence MKELKAVGLEAFLNEIESLCVECTTAELSSDIIEQGSSKIGGHPDVPADFEWPFYRGLPLEFLLQLNCAEVNSPILPSAGYLLFFYCDGVWADVRGKKDFIRIIYIPADVAVSNHQAPGIHKKRFWGLLKPKRLPSIYPESKISFKRSFSLPDLGEYPYEELKIFDEDDYLLDAYCTLKENLTGSKLLQISGYPNPVQYDGITEDAARVMGKGKAEEWQLLLELNSLGGFMWGDAGRLYFSIHNEDLAQLKFSDVWMQMQCH encoded by the coding sequence TTGAAAGAACTTAAAGCGGTCGGTCTTGAAGCTTTTTTGAATGAAATAGAGTCGCTGTGTGTTGAATGTACTACCGCTGAATTGTCTTCTGATATTATTGAGCAGGGCTCATCTAAGATTGGGGGGCACCCTGATGTCCCTGCTGACTTTGAGTGGCCATTCTATCGAGGTTTACCTTTGGAGTTTCTCCTTCAGCTCAATTGCGCAGAAGTCAATTCACCTATCCTGCCATCGGCAGGCTACTTGCTCTTTTTTTACTGTGATGGAGTTTGGGCGGATGTGCGAGGTAAGAAAGATTTTATACGGATAATCTATATCCCAGCTGATGTAGCAGTCTCGAATCACCAAGCCCCCGGTATCCATAAAAAGCGCTTTTGGGGACTGTTAAAGCCAAAGAGACTACCTTCGATTTATCCTGAAAGTAAAATATCGTTCAAGCGCTCTTTTTCCCTTCCAGATTTAGGCGAGTATCCTTATGAAGAGTTAAAGATATTTGATGAAGATGATTATTTGCTTGATGCATATTGCACCCTGAAGGAAAACCTTACAGGATCAAAATTACTCCAAATTTCTGGTTACCCCAATCCAGTACAGTACGATGGTATTACTGAAGATGCGGCAAGGGTTATGGGTAAAGGCAAAGCTGAAGAATGGCAGTTGCTATTGGAACTCAATAGTCTTGGTGGCTTTATGTGGGGAGATGCAGGAAGATTGTATTTCTCTATACACAATGAAGACCTTGCGCAGTTGAAGTTCTCAGATGTTTGGATGCAGATGCAGTGCCACTAG
- a CDS encoding ATP-dependent DNA helicase, which yields MDRLEPAETLNLSVGELVAFSCRSGDLIREPTSGPSAQEGIRAHQKLQNQRPKGAEAEYKLKTQIDWMEQQVTLSGRVDIFHPKSDLHKPAQLDEIKTTYLPPSKLPEATKELHWAQLKIYGYCYLVNEDATGGTDTVALQVVWYNLKERKAYPECIEYRFSELEAFTLEALTKYLCWHRAWQEHRQQLIDTAKRLAFPFPQYRPGQRQLAVEAYRCFRDGGELVAEASTGTGKTISTLFPAIKAIGEEKLDQLVYLTAKNSGRQMVRETIEALQASGLQLSLLEIQAREKTCACNLGLCTRDDDGICPRTRGFYDRLPVAMDALLGRPQLTPKEIADVADQQQICPFELSLQILPWVDLVVCDFNYVFDPLVRLTSFQDQRNRRALLVDEAHNLIGRAQEMYSAKLSRRDSRRAANACKGHSPTLQRSIQSLVRAIENWVKRLREVGVAQSRSTFEGGEVWVTAAIGEAEHPESVSRAVQKVLSTVSQLMESSQSPPEEIAEWLRSVYRYAVIEQELCDQHKVVTRVIDRDAPWQEQEIKLLCLNAAQFLQRSYQQNQAALLFSATLRPAGYIFSQLGVEHESPYLRLPSPFQPQQQGVFLCPYIDTRYQARDRSIENLVDTIFRTFYSRAGNYLVFFPSYRYLEQVAESFKARFPEVCLLQQLPGQGETERAEFLSGFNEGNKSLGFAIMGGIFGEGIDYVGEKLVGTIIVGTGLPQVNIERELQRDAAETTGIHGFDIAYRYPGMTRVLQTAGRVIRSESDKGVIILVDSRFSEPFYWQLFPEHWQPAVCRNTDQLTGNLEQFWSLS from the coding sequence TTGGATCGCTTAGAGCCGGCTGAGACTTTGAATCTTTCTGTAGGAGAGCTGGTCGCTTTTTCCTGCCGCAGCGGAGATTTGATTCGGGAGCCAACTTCAGGGCCCTCTGCCCAGGAAGGGATTCGGGCTCATCAGAAGCTACAAAATCAGCGGCCCAAAGGCGCTGAGGCAGAATACAAGCTCAAGACCCAAATAGATTGGATGGAACAGCAGGTTACTTTGAGCGGCCGGGTTGACATATTTCACCCGAAAAGTGATTTGCATAAACCGGCTCAGCTGGATGAAATTAAGACCACTTATTTACCCCCATCGAAGTTGCCCGAAGCCACCAAGGAATTGCATTGGGCCCAGCTAAAAATTTACGGCTATTGCTACTTGGTAAATGAAGACGCTACAGGTGGTACAGATACAGTTGCCTTGCAAGTTGTCTGGTATAACCTCAAGGAGCGCAAGGCCTATCCAGAGTGCATAGAGTACCGCTTTAGTGAGTTAGAGGCCTTCACTCTTGAGGCTCTCACAAAATATTTGTGTTGGCACAGGGCTTGGCAGGAACATCGGCAACAGCTTATTGATACTGCGAAACGGCTCGCTTTCCCTTTTCCACAATACCGCCCCGGCCAGCGCCAACTGGCAGTGGAAGCCTACCGGTGTTTCCGGGACGGTGGCGAGCTGGTGGCCGAAGCTTCAACGGGAACCGGTAAGACAATCAGCACCCTATTCCCAGCCATAAAGGCAATTGGCGAGGAAAAACTGGATCAGCTGGTTTACCTGACCGCAAAGAATTCCGGTCGGCAAATGGTGCGGGAAACCATTGAGGCACTTCAGGCGAGTGGTTTGCAGTTATCTTTACTTGAAATTCAAGCAAGGGAAAAAACCTGTGCCTGTAACCTGGGGCTTTGTACTCGTGATGATGACGGCATCTGTCCGAGAACAAGAGGGTTTTATGATCGACTTCCAGTTGCAATGGATGCCCTGCTCGGCCGGCCCCAGTTAACTCCCAAAGAAATTGCTGATGTGGCGGATCAGCAGCAAATCTGCCCCTTTGAACTCTCCCTTCAAATATTGCCTTGGGTAGACTTGGTGGTATGTGATTTCAATTATGTATTTGACCCTTTGGTACGCCTGACCAGTTTTCAGGACCAGCGCAATCGCCGCGCACTGTTAGTCGATGAAGCTCACAATTTGATCGGCCGCGCCCAGGAAATGTACAGTGCAAAGTTATCCCGCCGTGATAGTCGCCGCGCAGCTAATGCTTGCAAAGGGCACTCTCCGACATTGCAGAGAAGTATCCAGTCTCTGGTTCGGGCAATTGAAAATTGGGTCAAGCGATTGCGAGAAGTTGGTGTAGCTCAAAGCCGCAGTACTTTTGAAGGGGGTGAAGTTTGGGTCACTGCAGCAATAGGTGAAGCAGAGCATCCAGAATCAGTTTCCCGAGCCGTGCAAAAAGTGCTCTCCACGGTCAGCCAACTTATGGAAAGCTCTCAGTCGCCCCCGGAGGAAATAGCGGAGTGGTTAAGGTCTGTCTATCGTTACGCCGTTATTGAGCAGGAGCTTTGCGATCAGCATAAAGTTGTCACTCGGGTGATTGACCGGGATGCTCCCTGGCAGGAGCAGGAAATTAAGCTGCTTTGTTTAAATGCTGCACAGTTTTTACAGCGATCCTACCAGCAAAACCAAGCCGCTTTACTCTTCTCTGCGACTTTGCGCCCAGCCGGCTATATATTTAGTCAACTGGGTGTAGAGCATGAGTCGCCCTACCTAAGACTGCCCTCGCCTTTTCAGCCGCAGCAACAGGGCGTTTTCCTGTGTCCATATATAGATACGCGCTACCAAGCCCGCGACCGCTCAATAGAGAACCTCGTTGACACTATTTTCCGTACCTTTTACAGCCGAGCAGGAAATTACCTGGTATTTTTTCCCTCTTATCGTTACCTGGAGCAAGTTGCTGAGAGTTTTAAGGCGAGATTCCCGGAAGTGTGCTTGTTACAACAGCTGCCGGGACAGGGAGAGACAGAGCGCGCTGAGTTTTTGTCTGGATTCAACGAAGGTAACAAGAGCCTTGGGTTTGCCATTATGGGGGGTATCTTTGGTGAAGGCATTGACTATGTTGGGGAGAAGCTGGTTGGCACTATTATCGTCGGTACTGGGCTCCCGCAAGTTAATATTGAGCGGGAGCTACAGCGCGATGCTGCGGAAACCACGGGCATCCATGGATTTGACATCGCCTACCGCTATCCAGGGATGACTCGCGTACTGCAAACCGCCGGTCGGGTTATACGTTCCGAATCTGATAAAGGTGTGATCATTCTGGTAGATAGCCGCTTTTCGGAACCTTTTTATTGGCAGCTTTTTCCAGAGCACTGGCAACCGGCGGTTTGTCGCAACACCGATCAATTAACGGGCAACTTGGAGCAGTTCTGGAGTTTAAGCTAA
- a CDS encoding VRR-NUC domain-containing protein: MLSDITQNRNGLPDLICFTPSGHYELVEVKGPGDRLQKNQERWLAFFAEEAIPHRVIHVEWH; encoded by the coding sequence ATGCTCAGTGATATCACACAGAATAGAAATGGGCTGCCAGACCTCATTTGCTTTACTCCCTCCGGTCACTATGAACTCGTGGAGGTTAAAGGTCCTGGGGATCGCTTACAAAAAAACCAAGAACGCTGGCTGGCGTTTTTTGCTGAAGAGGCGATCCCTCATCGGGTAATTCATGTGGAGTGGCACTAG